In Paenibacillus segetis, a single window of DNA contains:
- a CDS encoding HEAT repeat domain-containing protein, with translation MSQMEEYKKDLLSLVEWEPYLMLHSGLPGPRANLTLLYTVVKMGNKEHFQRFLNFQQGNMSGDSPNDFIVMCGVVGLGKLLAQGQAEVLVHLKQYAADSRWRIRESVAMALQIYGEHHMDQLLSEMMLWSSDGLLVQRAVAAALCEPKLLKDKGHAEQLFVILNRLTSSLLVEENRNQEGSLVLKKALGYCWSVAIAAYPTEGKVEFEQWINYDNKDIRWMLKENLSKNRLHKLDMEWVEWCKDKMA, from the coding sequence ATGAGCCAAATGGAAGAATATAAAAAGGATTTACTATCCTTAGTTGAGTGGGAGCCCTATTTAATGCTTCATTCGGGTCTACCGGGCCCCCGTGCGAACCTAACCTTGCTCTACACCGTGGTTAAAATGGGCAATAAGGAGCATTTTCAAAGGTTCTTGAATTTTCAACAAGGGAACATGAGTGGAGATTCACCAAATGACTTTATTGTGATGTGTGGAGTTGTCGGTTTAGGTAAGTTGTTAGCCCAGGGTCAAGCAGAGGTTCTGGTTCATTTGAAACAGTATGCTGCAGACTCTCGTTGGAGAATCAGAGAGAGTGTTGCGATGGCATTACAAATTTATGGTGAGCATCATATGGATCAGCTTCTATCTGAGATGATGTTGTGGAGCAGTGATGGGTTGCTTGTACAAAGAGCAGTGGCAGCGGCACTGTGTGAGCCAAAGCTGTTGAAAGATAAGGGGCACGCGGAGCAATTATTTGTTATATTAAATCGACTGACCTCATCTTTATTAGTAGAGGAGAATAGAAATCAAGAGGGTTCTCTAGTTTTGAAAAAGGCACTTGGTTACTGTTGGTCGGTAGCTATAGCTGCATACCCTACAGAAGGAAAAGTTGAATTTGAGCAGTGGATAAATTATGACAACAAGGATATTCGCTGGATGTTAAAGGAAAATCTATCTAAGAACAGATTACATAAGCTAGATATGGAATGGGTGGAGTGGTGTAAGGATAAGATGGCGTAA